Genomic DNA from Lepeophtheirus salmonis chromosome 9, UVic_Lsal_1.4, whole genome shotgun sequence:
GTTTTCATTAATTCGCACCAACAAAAGATTTTTAAGAAACTCGTTgagtgatattatttttatatatagatagataaggttaaataattatttaaaggggtctgtaattatgattattttgaacgattttactacttttaaaagtttgaatctttttttttcttcacctgaacattttttttttctcgtaaaTTTCATTACTAAAAATGAACATTATTCAttcatgataataataaaaaaaagcaagaagCGTAGATAACAAACTCCAAAAACTACAacacaattaatttattgtgattATATATGTTGGTATTAAGTGAACATTATCTTATcaattttaagtctttttgtCTTAGCACATTAAGTTTAATAATGgttctatattatattaaatacataattacaattattattattattcttaggTATAACTATGAtataaaaagatgttttttgtatgtaagtattttatgtaaataaatgcaactgaataaatactaaaaagtatatcaaatatTGATTGAATTTTTACGAAATGAATCGTCCAAGGATGAATGCCAATATAATGAGCCCAATAAAATAGAACTTTGGAGTATGTACAGAGCCTGAGAGAAGTTGTGCATCTCGACCTCTCATGGTGCGTAGATACATTGTATGCCAAACACTTGGAGCTAGATTTTTCGTGCTCCAAGGCAGGATTGATATATTTAGCTGGGGATGATTggagtttttttctaatttggcTAAAATGAAGACATcttgatatttataaacaatgGATTGACCTGCGACTCCGCGCTTGAAGTAGTTTGAGGAGCCAGAGCCCTCATACATTCGCTTATACCAATATGGAAGAGTATCTCGAGTGAATTTCGTTGTTAAATGAACCATTCCAACTCCAAAATAAGCATTGTAGAGTACTTTGTGATAGGGCACACTCCACATGACAATGACATGAACCCCGTTATCCCCCAGTTTCCAGGCAATTGTCCCACTTGTCCCGGAGAGAGAGTCCCTTTCATTCACAGCAACAATGATTTCCCGATGCGAAGGAAATATTTCCCGCTCATGATATCCGAACTGAAAATGTCCATAGTGTTGATACACAACAGGATAGCTCAGGATCCACTTGGTCCAATTCTCAATAGACACAAGGCAACGGACTTCATGTCCATCTGTATTGTTAAGGATATTTTTGACGGTCGTGCCATTAAAGAGGCTAAGACCATCATCGATATAGTCCTTACGATCTGCAAAAAGCCGATTGACAAAGTTTCGATCGTAGTCTGAATAGGCGCGTGATTTGACAAAGAGTAGTAGGAGAAGGTAGTAGGCATTCATATTAAATCATGGGTCGGCGGCCTTCATCCTTTAATAGATGTTTTTGTGGCAATTTGGAGCAGTAAGGGGATGGGGGGAATGTCGTCATGCCACTGGGAATTGCACaaagttatttaaatgtatCAAAACTACTATAAGGTTCACTTCCTTTCTATATCGACAAGCTTTTTCGTACTACTTATAAAATCCTTAAAAGACTTAACGGAAAATGAGCGCACTCATTGccgaaatacttttttatgtgtgtgtgggggggggagGAGGTAGAGAAACGTTTGTGTGAGGGGAAGGggtgaatttttttcaagagtGAGTAAAAGCGTCTTTCTCGGAGAATTGTAAAATACTACTACTTCTATTcctacaattttttctttctatgcTAAGGGTGAAATGATGGAAGTGAAGAAAAATGATGATCCCCTTAAAACTACgattataaatgtacatagaACCAGAAAATAGAAGGCTACATctgtataaatgtatacattagAAGGGTGGCTAAATTGAATTTACAATGAATTTATGGTCAAGTAGGGCAAAGAAGATATGAAGGAATTTCGTTTGTCTTAAGTGATGTCTTACATAtcaaaaaagaggaagaagtgCGGATGCTGTTCATATGTTCATAAGTAcaacaaaatcaaatgaaaagaacataagaatttattaatccaattatatatatatatctctcatcaggctaaattaaaaatatatttcaaaactatattttttaataacaagttTTGATTTCTTATTTGACGAATTGTTACATCTAATTATGAGTaatgacatatatttattgatgaaaattttgtgtattttgagcatgttaaaaaaataataataacatgaaaatcaacatggcaaccctgACAGTTCGAAAAATGTGTTGGagaatgacgtttcattagatccgctacaatcaactgtgacaagagatgagaaaagaaagaaataaacaaggaatttagcaagaatgactccgatgtcaatctttaactctactctgaatccaacataGATTTGCAATTattactctgcaacaaatcctcaagattagtctccgtcttttataagtaCACACAATCAATcagcttttgaatataattgattgtagtagaaaaaaagttgactgcttaagagttaaataataatgactacagctcagaataaaaaaaatttactcttcagattaccgactccaaaaaaatgaacatataaaaaaagatatttcatttgtaTCAAGGGttacaatacattaaaaaaagatgtattgactcaaccaacacaataaaacaaagatgtTTAAAGGATCCGTCAGATTTAATCGATTACATTTACATTGGAGACCTCTTCaggtataataatataacaaaattcttaaattccaaagctttcacaaaaaaaaaaaatgggtgatTGAACTGGTTAAAATACGATCTGGAGGTGCAACAATTCAACCACCAAACTTAAACAACATCCAGGGTCAACTTTAGGATTTTTCTCTTCTAAGGAGGGGGGAGATAAGagggaatattttttcaaattttccgacAGTAATATGAGGTGACTTTATGTTTAAGATTAATCtctttttgagttcattttcCTAAACTgtgttgccattttttttagaaagtaatattttttaatcaatttctaaaaagtCCTTCCTATATAAGGGCCGGGCCGATACTTGAGGTACAAtgaattaagactcttgttAACATAAGGTGCCTGTTGTGGGATTTTGGAGGAAGGAAATGTATTATTACTATAAAGAAGACAAGCTTCAAGATTTAAAATAGTACATGCGCAGAAAACTGCACTGGaaaattattcttgaaaaaattgtcatggaggaaaattgcccttattttcttcaaacttcatgatgaataataactcATTACAAatgcaattaatattattaatgacaaatatctaaacatgtTTGTTTCTTCCATCCCTCAAGGGAGTACTTCAAGTTCGAGTAATATTATtccaatacaatttccttgcaattttttaaatgataaataatattagcgAATTTATTATGTGTTCATCGTgaagtttgaagaaaataagggcaattttcctccatggcaattttttcaatgataatttTCCACAGGCAATTTTCCAGTGCAGTTTTCCTTGTAACAAAATagcattattataaattataattgaatatatccataaaattaacattacaCAAAGACTATGTGGGAATTCATCATTTAGAGCAAAATCATAACAAAACGACGATCTATTtgagaaagaaggaaaaaaaataataataataccaaccgtgttttcttttatattcttcaaattttatttttccctacACTTTGTCTATTCATACAGATTGCTGATTTTCTCGAgtcttactttttaaaattttagttaaataacCCTGTCGTAGGTTATAGATCCCTACAGTTATTTTTAGAGTAGGATCTGACTAAGATATGGGAGAGTGTAATAAAATAGGTATTTTGGGAATATTCTCCAGTAAGCAGGGGTAGGAGAAAGTCTGTAAATTGCAAGTCTATGTGGAACCCAAAGTGATATCGATTCCCAAGTAAGACTGAAGTCTGGTTCACAATTTTAAGCAAAGCTGAAGTCCTTAAATATTGTTATCGAGTTCATTTATAGTTCTCATATTTATTTCGAGCTTATTTCAAGTccactattatttatttgttgattcaAGTCTAAAAGCTTTTTTGAGTccagtaaaaattaattatgtagctgtaataaatcaaaagtaatgaCCAGAACCATTCCAAAGCTCAACTGTCATGTAGCACATTATTCctcgttattatttaactatttattccGACACTGATTGAAAGGAAATAACTAGAAATATTGACACAACTCTCAACAAAATACAGAGTACGggtttgtgttagtgaggtaatacCGTGCTAGTAGAACTACCTAAAGGTAACAAcactgtacatatgtatgttagtgggcaaatttcattttatgaacTCCTCGTACGCCTTCCTCAATGGATGAATAAATGCGATAATTTGAATTGTATTGGTtactcatgacgtcatttcgAACACAAATTTGATTGGTGAGTCGATATACACACTTAGACAACCCATGACTTTGATTAGTGTAGGTATAGGATGAATCTATTGATCCTCTCTAATATAAGTAAGTACAATGAGggatacttaaataataatagcgtATACGagcataaataaatagatgagTTACATTTAAAAGGGTCTCTCAGGAGCCTCTTCCAGACtagtgtatatacatatatatacaatgaatgATACCTAATCATTATAATGAGAGCcaatgtgttattattataaattcttttttttttcgatgttAGTTGAGAAAGGAAAACTTTGAGAGTCATTTACTCAATATGTTTCATTCTTCATAAATTTCTTTCAGtcctttcattaattaaagaagaGAAACGGAGTTTTGACAAACTATATTCAGATATTTATTGCTACTAAATATtccttccttttctattttgttatttccatcataaaaatatatggtactatggatacatatataatgaaatcCATTGGAGCCATTAAGAAAGGAGGAGGAagagcttatatatatatatataatggggAAATCACATTTAAAGAATGCTTAAGTAGCAGCCTAAAGGATGAAGACAGAATTGAAAAATTCTCTGACGGAAGATGGATTTTTATGAGAAGTAATAAACGTCATTTTCTGCCCCTTgtcaaatgttttattgaagaGAAGAGGGCTTAcaccttatttttttaggaagagAGAAAAATAGGTGGTGTGTAGTTGAAATctggatactttttttaaaaaaaacgaataagATATTGTAAGGATACCCccgccaaaaaaattaatacaatcaaTCGTCCCTTTTTACATAGTGTTGGATGCTTTAAATGTACAATATGTTTGAAAGTTGTTGGGGAAAAATATAAGTATCCAATCCTCCAATTATTTTAGTTTCCAAACGACTCCGAAATCTGAATAGAACGGATAGAGGGATTCAAGACAGATTCCTACGATATCATATCCCTACACCAAAAGTCTTCACCAATAAATCGAACAAAGATGAAACAGAGAGGTTCCGCTCTTTCTTTAGGGATTATACCCGAGTCTTCTTTCCATCTTTTTATGAATGTGATAGAGTGCTAACTGTAAGGGAAATCGTTGCAGAAGAAATTTGGGTTTCACTTTGAAtggagtttaaaaaataagattggtTGGTGGCTATACCAACGACAGCTGGACCTCACCCACATAAAAGCAGACGTAGTCATCACTAAAGTTATGTGCATATTAAACTTCAGCCGTACTACAAGCTCAATAATAAAGACGTTATGACTCGAGGGTTTAGTTGACAGGCAGTTGAGGGATCATCTatcgtttttaaatataatgtttagaAACATAATATTGATCAGAACTGACTCCAGATGTTCACTTAAATAGTAAATCGTTTATTCAATTTCTAGCCGGATCCACCGATTTTTATTTTCCCCTctcttatttttagttttgtttggTATTTTTTGGCCACTCTAAGCGTATTTAATAATTGTGTGTTATATTAATGTTAGTTGAATTTTTCCTTcgtgaatttaaattaattcatttgttgTTCTCATCATTTAAAGTAATGTCATACTTCTCAATTTAGAATTGAATCGAGATTTCTTCTCTATTTTGCGCGAAACACATACCATCGGAGATCCAAAACTTGATTTAGTCTAGTAGGCATATTATTTACAACGTCAATAAGCTCATAAATATTGGGATTGACTTTGAGACGATCTGCAATAAGATTGTACACAGACACACACGGCAAATATGGCAAAGCCCTTTTATGAGACTAACATGCCATAATGGCCGGAAACAATGTGGCCATAATCCTGGCCAGATGTCAACCCATTCGACTTTTCCTTCTTTACGCATGTCAAGACCAAAGCCTCTCAGACAAAGGCACTCAATCTTGAAATACTCAAGACTACTGTTTTGAGCATTGGAACTTCATGCCcccaatttcattatttcaaagaTGCCAGAGGCGCAATAAGCCCATTATGGAAATCGATGAAGGCTACATAGAATATAACAAATTGCAACACATGTGCCAAACTTTGTACAACGTAA
This window encodes:
- the LOC121124589 gene encoding conoporin-Cn1; translated protein: MNAYYLLLLLFVKSRAYSDYDRNFVNRLFADRKDYIDDGLSLFNGTTVKNILNNTDGHEVRCLVSIENWTKWILSYPVVYQHYGHFQFGYHEREIFPSHREIIVAVNERDSLSGTSGTIAWKLGDNGVHVIVMWSVPYHKVLYNAYFGVGMVHLTTKFTRDTLPYWYKRMYEGSGSSNYFKRGVAGQSIVYKYQDVFILAKLEKNSNHPQLNISILPWSTKNLAPSVWHTMYLRTMRGRDAQLLSGSVHTPKFYFIGLIILAFILGRFIS